In one Pseudoalteromonas rubra genomic region, the following are encoded:
- a CDS encoding MlaA family lipoprotein, with product MYKKLVGAALALILSGCAQVPEEKQDPRDPLQSLNRPLYDFNMDVLDAYILRPAAKGYIAITPAPVRSSLVNFTTNLSAPTDAVNAALQAKPGDAGVNVARFLVNSTVGIFGLFDVAKSLGLEHKDEDFGQTLGVWGVGDGAYLMLPGYGPSTVRNLSGDIVDNVVIPKIALTTPETILVFALRAVEARASLMSQEKLLNESLDPYIFFKDVYLQRQLYELHDGNPPIEEEPEEFDEDFLENL from the coding sequence ATGTATAAAAAACTCGTTGGCGCCGCTTTGGCGCTAATTTTATCCGGGTGTGCGCAAGTCCCCGAAGAAAAACAAGATCCGCGCGATCCACTACAGTCGCTCAACCGACCGTTGTATGACTTTAATATGGATGTACTGGATGCCTATATCCTGCGCCCGGCTGCGAAAGGCTACATCGCCATTACGCCTGCGCCGGTCCGCAGTAGTCTGGTAAACTTTACCACTAACCTGTCAGCGCCTACGGACGCGGTTAACGCGGCCTTACAGGCAAAGCCTGGTGATGCAGGTGTCAACGTGGCGCGTTTTCTGGTTAACTCAACGGTGGGTATTTTCGGCCTGTTTGATGTCGCCAAATCGCTGGGTTTGGAACACAAAGACGAAGATTTTGGTCAAACCCTGGGTGTCTGGGGTGTAGGTGACGGCGCGTATTTGATGCTCCCGGGTTACGGTCCTTCAACGGTACGTAATCTATCCGGTGATATCGTCGACAATGTCGTTATTCCCAAAATTGCACTCACAACACCAGAAACCATTCTGGTATTTGCATTGCGTGCAGTGGAGGCCAGGGCTAGCCTGATGTCACAGGAAAAGCTGCTTAACGAGTCACTGGACCCTTATATTTTCTTCAAGGATGTCTATTTGCAGCGTCAGCTTTACGAACTCCACGATGGCAATCCGCCAATCGAAGAGGAGCCAGAGGAGTTTGATGAGGACTTCCTCGAAAACCTCTAA
- a CDS encoding c-type cytochrome biogenesis protein CcmI/CycH has product MAKLTDFNLPLSVNLDDSMAMMPNLKLSGFKEVVVTARISVDGNVALQSGELEGATQTITMTPEAQQVAVTISRVITSTGS; this is encoded by the coding sequence GTGGCCAAACTTACAGATTTTAACTTGCCATTGAGTGTCAATTTGGACGATAGTATGGCGATGATGCCTAACCTCAAGCTGTCAGGGTTTAAAGAAGTGGTTGTTACGGCGCGTATTTCAGTGGATGGCAACGTGGCTCTGCAGAGCGGTGAGCTTGAAGGTGCGACTCAGACCATTACGATGACCCCGGAAGCACAGCAGGTTGCGGTTACTATCAGTCGTGTTATAACCAGCACAGGAAGCTAA
- the ccmI gene encoding c-type cytochrome biogenesis protein CcmI, which produces MNEMMQMWGLFALLTVLAALFVVMPFFRRDKLVAVDHDANAERIDIYQQRLQELADELANQRIDQSSHDESVLEMKRRLLNELSPERTLDTRGNNLVLAGTGVAFLLVVSAVFYSFTGSQKQISDWYKAIDMLPEYGQRAVMQTGDPLSPNELQAFALGLRTKLANSGDDAVAWMLLGRVAMSLNDFEMAMQAFDKALEMQPNNSNVKVSYAQALLVEGSENAMNRAARMLSQVLQREPRNIDAISLLALIAYERQDWKESKAAFEVLLASMTQDDPRYAMIKQRITDLDQKLSSAQVAQPAMPENGLQVSVSLANELADKIPENSTLFVFAKAAQGPPMPLAVAKLTDFNLPLSVNLDDSMAMMPNLKLSGFKEVVVTARISVDGNVALQSGELEGATQTITMTPEAQQVAVTISRVITSTGS; this is translated from the coding sequence ATGAATGAAATGATGCAAATGTGGGGGTTATTTGCGCTCTTGACTGTGCTCGCTGCGTTGTTCGTGGTGATGCCGTTTTTCCGCCGCGATAAGCTGGTTGCGGTAGATCATGATGCCAATGCCGAACGCATTGATATTTATCAGCAACGTTTGCAGGAGCTGGCGGATGAGCTGGCCAATCAGCGCATTGATCAGAGCAGTCACGATGAATCTGTACTGGAAATGAAACGTCGCTTGCTCAACGAATTGTCACCAGAGCGCACGCTGGATACTCGAGGTAATAACCTGGTATTGGCGGGTACGGGCGTGGCATTTCTATTGGTTGTCAGTGCGGTATTTTATTCTTTTACCGGCAGTCAGAAGCAAATCTCAGACTGGTATAAAGCCATTGATATGCTCCCTGAATACGGCCAGCGTGCTGTAATGCAAACTGGCGATCCCCTAAGCCCTAATGAACTTCAGGCGTTTGCTTTGGGTCTGCGCACTAAACTGGCCAACAGCGGTGATGATGCCGTTGCCTGGATGCTGTTAGGTCGTGTTGCAATGTCGCTCAATGACTTCGAAATGGCGATGCAGGCATTCGATAAAGCGCTGGAGATGCAACCGAACAACAGTAATGTCAAGGTGAGCTATGCTCAGGCGTTATTGGTTGAAGGGTCAGAGAATGCGATGAACCGTGCCGCACGTATGTTGTCTCAGGTACTGCAACGTGAGCCGCGTAACATTGATGCAATTTCTTTACTGGCGCTGATCGCTTATGAGCGTCAGGACTGGAAAGAATCTAAGGCGGCGTTCGAAGTCTTGCTGGCATCGATGACGCAGGATGATCCACGTTATGCGATGATCAAACAGCGTATTACGGATTTAGACCAAAAGCTGAGCAGCGCGCAAGTTGCACAGCCTGCAATGCCTGAAAATGGCTTGCAAGTGTCGGTTTCCCTGGCAAACGAGCTGGCTGACAAAATACCTGAGAATTCCACTTTGTTTGTCTTTGCCAAAGCTGCACAAGGTCCTCCTATGCCATTGGCGGTGGCCAAACTTACAGATTTTAACTTGCCATTGAGTGTCAATTTGGACGATAGTATGGCGATGATGCCTAACCTCAAGCTGTCAGGGTTTAAAGAAGTGGTTGTTACGGCGCGTATTTCAGTGGATGGCAACGTGGCTCTGCAGAGCGGTGAGCTTGAAGGTGCGACTCAGACCATTACGATGACCCCGGAAGCACAGCAGGTTGCGGTTACTATCAGTCGTGTTATAACCAGCACAGGAAGCTAA
- a CDS encoding cytochrome c-type biogenesis protein: protein MKKLMLALALLAGLWSLSANAVEDKYQFKDAEREQTFKELVQELRCPKCQNQNIADSDAVVAKDLRDRVLDMVHEGKSKQEVIDFMIDRYGYFVHYQPPVTPATIVLWVMPVVILVLGFGFIVFRQKKAARKQSWSPEDEQKLAELIKQSQRKERTS from the coding sequence ATGAAAAAACTAATGCTGGCGTTGGCATTACTGGCTGGCCTGTGGTCGCTCAGTGCCAATGCTGTTGAAGATAAGTACCAGTTCAAAGATGCGGAAAGAGAGCAAACCTTTAAAGAGCTGGTACAGGAACTCAGATGTCCAAAATGTCAGAACCAGAACATCGCTGATTCTGACGCGGTGGTTGCGAAAGACTTACGTGACCGTGTGCTGGATATGGTTCATGAAGGTAAATCTAAGCAGGAAGTGATTGATTTTATGATCGATCGTTACGGCTATTTTGTTCATTACCAGCCACCTGTCACACCTGCCACGATTGTATTGTGGGTCATGCCTGTGGTGATCCTGGTGTTGGGTTTTGGTTTTATTGTATTCAGACAGAAAAAAGCAGCACGTAAACAAAGCTGGAGCCCTGAAGATGAGCAAAAGCTGGCGGAGCTTATCAAACAAAGCCAGCGTAAGGAGCGTACTTCATGA
- a CDS encoding redoxin family protein: MNKKFLGLVPLLIFVLLCVFLYQGLFGNPRELQTGRLGQTMPAFELPDLMDEQKRWTDQDLLGEVYLLNVWGTWCPTCIAELGYLTELREQGVRIIGLYYEQAYDPDFGDQFDINYLRTDVQQMLARAGDPYQFNILDLERTLALDLGVSGAPETFLVDKNGKIILHHTGDINPRVWRSKFAPAIQELQP; the protein is encoded by the coding sequence ATGAACAAGAAGTTTTTAGGCCTGGTGCCACTGCTGATTTTTGTGTTGTTGTGCGTGTTCTTGTATCAGGGCTTGTTTGGCAACCCAAGAGAGCTGCAAACCGGCCGACTGGGCCAGACTATGCCTGCGTTTGAGCTGCCAGATTTGATGGATGAGCAAAAGCGCTGGACAGATCAGGACCTGCTGGGTGAGGTGTACCTGCTAAACGTATGGGGCACCTGGTGCCCAACCTGTATTGCGGAGCTTGGTTATCTTACTGAGCTGCGCGAGCAGGGCGTGCGGATCATTGGCTTGTACTACGAGCAGGCCTATGATCCCGATTTCGGCGATCAGTTTGATATCAATTACCTGCGTACCGATGTCCAGCAAATGTTGGCACGGGCAGGGGACCCTTACCAGTTTAATATTCTGGATTTAGAGCGCACATTAGCGCTGGATTTGGGGGTTTCCGGCGCACCGGAAACTTTCCTCGTAGATAAAAACGGTAAGATTATTTTGCACCACACTGGCGATATTAATCCTCGGGTATGGCGCAGCAAATTTGCTCCGGCAATTCAGGAGTTGCAACCATGA
- a CDS encoding heme lyase CcmF/NrfE family subunit, translating to MIPEIGYFSLVLAMGLSLLLCIFPLWGAYTGNLRLMRTAPSLAVGQCLLVLFSFGVLIYITLTDDFTVAYVAHHSSSTLPWYYKVTSTWGGHEGAILLWLVMQASWTALVAMMSKSLPWVLRARVLGVLGFLGVGFMLYTLWMSSPFERLLPYYPVEGRDLNPLLQDPGMIIHPPLLYMGYVGLSVSFSFAIAALLTGKLDNTWAKWSRPWTMAAWGFLTLGITIGSWWAYAELGWGGWWFWDPVENASLMPWLVATALLHSLAITEKRGLFKSWTVLLAIAAFSLCLLGTFIVRSGIIVSVHAFATDPDRGLFILSFLALVVGGSLALYGLRVSQVYSEGRYKLVSREVGLWVNNIFLVVATLIVLLGTLLPMIHKELGLGSISIGVPFFNQMFAILIVPFAILMGMAPMLRWKQNKLPPLAKKWVGILVATIVITSAWLFSSFDEISTLTYLATALAVWICIATVVDLVEKVSVHPSTAQGLKRLGMSYWAMVLGHVGIAFVIASVTLTSAYSVERSVVMKKGEIATLNDYEYRFEGVNEIRGPNYGGHAGEVTVFKDGEYVTLLHAEKRLYDVGMQFMTEAAIDDGFFRDLYLALGESMGNGAWSLRIYHKPYVRWMWLGGILISLAGFIVLADKRYRRRKQTSVEHA from the coding sequence ATGATCCCTGAGATAGGTTATTTTTCATTGGTTCTGGCTATGGGCCTGAGCCTGCTGTTGTGTATTTTTCCTCTCTGGGGTGCTTATACCGGCAACTTGCGCCTGATGCGTACAGCCCCTTCGCTGGCTGTGGGTCAGTGTTTGCTGGTGTTGTTCTCTTTTGGTGTACTGATTTACATCACATTGACTGATGACTTTACCGTTGCTTATGTGGCGCATCATTCTTCCAGCACGCTGCCTTGGTACTACAAAGTCACCTCGACCTGGGGAGGCCATGAAGGCGCTATCCTGCTGTGGTTGGTGATGCAGGCAAGCTGGACGGCATTAGTTGCTATGATGTCTAAGTCTTTGCCCTGGGTGCTGCGCGCGCGCGTACTTGGCGTGCTGGGTTTCCTGGGTGTTGGCTTTATGCTCTACACCTTGTGGATGTCGAGCCCGTTTGAGCGACTATTACCTTATTATCCGGTTGAAGGCCGTGACCTTAATCCACTGTTGCAAGATCCGGGGATGATCATTCACCCACCTCTGCTTTATATGGGCTATGTGGGATTATCTGTGTCTTTCTCTTTTGCTATCGCAGCCCTTTTGACAGGCAAGCTGGACAATACCTGGGCCAAATGGTCGCGTCCGTGGACAATGGCAGCCTGGGGCTTTTTAACCCTGGGTATTACCATCGGCAGCTGGTGGGCTTATGCAGAGCTTGGCTGGGGCGGCTGGTGGTTCTGGGATCCGGTTGAAAATGCGTCGTTAATGCCCTGGTTGGTTGCAACGGCGTTATTGCACTCTCTGGCTATTACAGAGAAGCGAGGCTTATTTAAATCCTGGACTGTGTTATTAGCCATCGCGGCCTTTAGCTTGTGTCTGTTAGGCACCTTTATCGTCCGCTCCGGCATTATTGTCTCTGTACACGCTTTCGCGACAGATCCGGATCGTGGATTGTTTATTCTGTCTTTCCTCGCTTTAGTGGTTGGTGGTAGTTTGGCACTGTACGGGCTGCGTGTCAGCCAGGTTTATAGCGAAGGTCGTTATAAACTGGTGTCACGTGAAGTCGGGCTATGGGTGAATAATATTTTCCTGGTTGTGGCAACACTGATTGTATTACTGGGTACCTTATTACCTATGATCCATAAAGAGCTGGGACTGGGGTCAATCTCCATTGGCGTGCCGTTCTTTAATCAGATGTTTGCGATTCTGATTGTGCCGTTTGCCATCTTAATGGGCATGGCGCCTATGCTGCGCTGGAAACAAAACAAGTTGCCACCCCTGGCCAAAAAGTGGGTGGGCATTTTGGTTGCGACCATAGTGATCACCAGTGCCTGGTTGTTCTCCAGCTTTGATGAAATCAGCACGCTTACTTACCTGGCTACGGCACTGGCGGTGTGGATCTGTATCGCCACGGTAGTCGACCTGGTAGAAAAAGTCAGTGTTCATCCAAGTACAGCACAGGGCCTGAAGCGCCTGGGTATGAGCTATTGGGCGATGGTGCTGGGTCATGTGGGTATTGCGTTCGTGATTGCCAGTGTGACTCTGACCTCTGCGTATTCAGTAGAGCGTTCAGTAGTGATGAAAAAAGGTGAAATCGCAACGCTTAATGATTACGAGTATCGCTTTGAAGGGGTAAACGAGATCCGTGGCCCTAACTATGGCGGCCATGCTGGCGAAGTCACCGTGTTCAAAGACGGTGAGTACGTGACCTTACTGCATGCAGAGAAGCGCTTGTACGATGTGGGTATGCAATTTATGACTGAAGCCGCGATTGACGATGGTTTCTTCCGCGACCTGTATCTGGCGCTGGGCGAATCTATGGGTAATGGTGCCTGGTCACTGCGTATCTATCACAAGCCTTATGTTCGCTGGATGTGGCTGGGTGGTATCCTGATCTCCCTGGCTGGTTTTATTGTTCTGGCCGATAAACGTTATCGTCGTCGCAAGCAAACCTCTGTGGAGCATGCATAA